One Palaemon carinicauda isolate YSFRI2023 chromosome 5, ASM3689809v2, whole genome shotgun sequence DNA window includes the following coding sequences:
- the LOC137641644 gene encoding uncharacterized protein isoform X3: protein MSPSEPDSDDLLIVYESIPARGLSQSSEGNSRKRKRHPSAIPRCHFCKKDLPGITDFCTHAKECENIRHDADDASDTSFGSQYSLSPDELESLEAEWRSEVEVIYIEQT, encoded by the exons ATGTCTCCTTCAGAGCCGGATTCCGATGATCTGTTGATTGTATACGAGTCCATCCCCGCCAGAGGCCTCAGTCAGTCCTCCGAAGGAAACTCTAGGAAGAGAAAGAG ACACCCATCAGCCATACCTAGATGCCATTTCTGCAAGAAGGATCTTCCGGGTATCACAGATTTCTGCACTCATGCAAAAGAATGTGAAAACATTAGGCATGATGCAGATGATGCATCTGATACGAGCTTTGGATCAC AATACTCTCTATCACCTGATGAACTTGAAAGTTTGGAGGCAGAATGGAGATCTGAAGTAGAAGTCATATACATTGAACAGACTTAA
- the LOC137641644 gene encoding uncharacterized protein isoform X2 — translation MSSLLNINDKAQSSMSPSEPDSDDLLIVYESIPARGLSQSSEGNSRKRKRHPSAIPRCHFCKKDLPGITDFCTHAKECENIRHDADDASDTSFGSQYSLSPDELESLEAEWRSEVEVIYIEQT, via the exons GCACAGTCTTCAATGTCTCCTTCAGAGCCGGATTCCGATGATCTGTTGATTGTATACGAGTCCATCCCCGCCAGAGGCCTCAGTCAGTCCTCCGAAGGAAACTCTAGGAAGAGAAAGAG ACACCCATCAGCCATACCTAGATGCCATTTCTGCAAGAAGGATCTTCCGGGTATCACAGATTTCTGCACTCATGCAAAAGAATGTGAAAACATTAGGCATGATGCAGATGATGCATCTGATACGAGCTTTGGATCAC AATACTCTCTATCACCTGATGAACTTGAAAGTTTGGAGGCAGAATGGAGATCTGAAGTAGAAGTCATATACATTGAACAGACTTAA